In one window of Rhodoglobus vestalii DNA:
- the rhaS gene encoding rhamnose ABC transporter substrate-binding protein, translating to MKLFSPSSRVGRIGSIAAMATVVALAATGCAATTDGGTGDGEGGDAQTIAFLPKQLNNPYTDVVLGGGEEGAAEIGYDSQVLGPLEASASAQIPFIEQATLEGTNVIVIAANDPDAVGPALQTAREAGAKIVAFDSDTNPDYRDIFISQVVAKDVALIQLEIISEQIGGAGDIAILSATATATNQNEWIMFMEEELASNPDYADINLVAKVYGDDDADKSFQETQGLLSSYPDLAGIISPTTVGIAAAAKYLSTSDYKGQVALTGLGLPNEMREFVKDGTVQEFALWDPAQLGYVAAFAGKALFDGTITGAEGDTFDAGDMGEITVGENGVAIVGPPTRFNADNIDEYAF from the coding sequence ATGAAGTTGTTTTCCCCCAGCAGCAGAGTCGGCCGCATCGGCTCGATCGCTGCAATGGCAACGGTTGTGGCACTCGCCGCTACCGGCTGTGCCGCCACTACCGACGGCGGAACCGGCGACGGTGAGGGCGGCGACGCTCAAACCATCGCATTCCTCCCCAAGCAGCTCAACAACCCCTACACCGACGTCGTTCTCGGCGGAGGAGAAGAGGGAGCTGCCGAAATCGGGTACGACTCGCAGGTTCTCGGACCCCTCGAGGCCAGCGCTAGCGCCCAGATCCCCTTCATCGAGCAGGCCACATTGGAGGGGACCAACGTCATCGTAATCGCGGCGAACGACCCCGACGCCGTTGGCCCTGCGCTGCAAACCGCACGTGAAGCGGGCGCGAAGATCGTGGCTTTTGACTCGGACACCAACCCCGACTACCGCGACATCTTCATCAGCCAGGTTGTTGCTAAGGACGTTGCGTTGATTCAACTCGAGATCATCTCAGAGCAGATCGGCGGAGCCGGCGACATCGCTATTCTGTCAGCAACAGCAACGGCAACAAACCAGAACGAGTGGATCATGTTCATGGAGGAGGAGCTTGCGTCTAACCCTGACTACGCAGACATCAACCTCGTGGCCAAGGTCTACGGCGATGACGACGCTGACAAGTCGTTCCAGGAAACACAGGGACTGCTGTCCTCGTACCCCGACCTCGCGGGCATCATCTCGCCCACGACGGTTGGTATCGCAGCAGCAGCCAAGTACCTGTCGACCTCCGACTACAAGGGTCAAGTAGCGTTGACCGGTCTGGGACTCCCCAACGAAATGCGCGAATTCGTCAAGGACGGCACCGTCCAAGAGTTCGCACTGTGGGACCCGGCTCAGCTCGGATATGTTGCAGCATTCGCCGGTAAGGCACTCTTTGACGGCACCATCACTGGCGCCGAGGGTGACACCTTCGATGCTGGTGACATGGGCGAGATCACCGTTGGAGAGAATGGCGTCGCAATTGTTGGACCGCCCACGCGCTTCAACGCAGACAACATCGATGAATACGCCTTCTAA
- a CDS encoding L-fucose/L-arabinose isomerase family protein — MSRISATELLPAKQRRATRIGLVAGGLAAYWPQFPELLPQLQRSSKYVTDRFTALDVEVVDVGFISDAQEAAVAAEKLRRADCDLIVIFLTTYLTASMVLPIAQRSKSPVLVIDLQPTEAMDHANFDTGKWLAYCGQCPVPEVANVFKRAGIEFRSVSGHLKDERAWARINRWVNAAKVRATLRHARHGLMGHVYPGMLDVSTDLTLVSTHFGSHVEVLEFDDLRVRVDEVTDTQVTERMNLARELFELDGSVREEDFAWGAKVSVGLDRLVEDFDLDSAAYYHRGLNGEQHERLGAGMILGSSLLTARGIPFVGEYELRTSLAMLAAHTIGAGGSFTEIQALNFFDDVVEMGHDGPAHLAVSERDPLLRGLGVYHGKRGYGVSVEFDVKQGPVTTFGIGQDRDGSYTFITSEGTVTPGPLLAIGNTTSRVSFGGDPGEWVDEWSQTGVGHHWALCVGHVAGDIHAAASLLGIEHRHVDMTELPKWR; from the coding sequence ATGTCCCGCATTTCAGCCACCGAGCTGCTCCCCGCGAAGCAACGCCGCGCTACCCGTATCGGGCTCGTCGCCGGTGGCCTTGCCGCCTACTGGCCACAGTTTCCTGAGCTTCTGCCTCAACTGCAGCGCTCAAGCAAGTACGTAACCGACCGCTTCACTGCACTGGATGTCGAAGTCGTGGACGTCGGATTCATCTCTGACGCTCAGGAGGCAGCCGTCGCTGCCGAGAAACTGCGCCGGGCTGACTGCGATCTCATTGTCATTTTTTTGACCACCTACCTCACCGCGTCGATGGTGCTGCCCATTGCCCAGCGCTCGAAGTCCCCCGTTCTCGTCATTGATCTCCAGCCCACCGAGGCGATGGATCACGCCAACTTCGACACCGGGAAGTGGCTCGCCTACTGCGGTCAGTGCCCCGTTCCCGAGGTCGCCAATGTCTTCAAGCGCGCCGGGATCGAGTTTCGCAGCGTCTCTGGCCACCTCAAGGATGAGCGTGCCTGGGCACGTATCAACCGCTGGGTGAATGCCGCAAAGGTACGCGCCACCCTGCGTCACGCTCGCCACGGCCTCATGGGCCACGTCTACCCGGGGATGCTTGACGTCTCCACCGACCTCACGCTCGTCTCCACCCACTTCGGTTCCCACGTGGAGGTGCTCGAATTCGACGACCTCCGCGTGCGCGTTGACGAGGTGACGGATACGCAGGTCACGGAGCGCATGAACCTCGCGCGCGAGCTATTTGAACTCGATGGATCGGTGCGCGAAGAGGACTTCGCGTGGGGCGCCAAGGTGAGTGTGGGGCTTGATCGCCTGGTCGAGGATTTCGACCTCGACTCGGCCGCCTACTACCACCGCGGTCTCAACGGCGAGCAGCATGAGCGCCTCGGTGCCGGCATGATTCTTGGTTCCTCCCTGCTGACCGCCCGCGGCATCCCCTTTGTGGGCGAATATGAACTGCGCACCAGCCTGGCAATGCTCGCCGCCCACACGATTGGCGCCGGTGGTTCCTTCACCGAGATTCAGGCTCTCAACTTCTTCGATGATGTGGTCGAGATGGGCCACGACGGCCCCGCCCACCTCGCCGTCTCTGAGCGTGACCCGCTGCTGCGCGGCCTCGGTGTTTACCACGGCAAACGCGGCTACGGCGTCTCTGTTGAGTTCGATGTGAAGCAGGGCCCGGTCACGACCTTCGGAATCGGTCAGGATCGTGACGGCAGCTATACCTTCATCACCAGCGAGGGCACCGTAACCCCCGGCCCACTGCTGGCGATCGGCAACACCACCTCCCGCGTCTCCTTCGGGGGCGACCCTGGTGAGTGGGTGGACGAGTGGTCGCAGACCGGTGTCGGTCACCACTGGGCGTTGTGCGTTGGGCACGTGGCCGGCGACATCCACGCCGCCGCCAGCCTGCTGGGGATCGAACACCGCCACGTCGACATGACCGAACTGCCGAAGTGGCGTTAG
- a CDS encoding L-rhamnose mutarotase has protein sequence MNRYCFQLQVKPDHIEAYTEAHAAVWPEMLEALAATGWHNYSLFLRADGMLIGYVECDDLAAAQRAMAKTEVNARWQALMGDHFVDLDVPPDEGFIPLTEVFNLADQLEVSRRQKPTDHNPDLTTGQNSSRKHEL, from the coding sequence GTGAACCGTTATTGCTTTCAGCTTCAAGTGAAGCCTGACCATATTGAGGCCTACACAGAGGCGCACGCAGCCGTGTGGCCAGAAATGCTCGAAGCACTCGCAGCGACCGGCTGGCACAACTACTCGCTCTTCCTGCGTGCCGACGGCATGCTGATCGGCTACGTCGAGTGCGATGATCTGGCGGCAGCGCAGCGTGCGATGGCGAAGACTGAAGTGAACGCCCGCTGGCAAGCACTCATGGGCGATCACTTTGTGGACTTAGATGTTCCCCCCGATGAGGGCTTCATTCCGCTGACAGAAGTCTTTAATCTTGCGGATCAGCTTGAGGTGAGCAGGCGACAGAAACCCACCGACCACAATCCCGACCTAACCACCGGTCAAAACTCCAGTAGAAAGCATGAACTCTAA
- the rhaI gene encoding L-rhamnose isomerase, producing MAQFSDITSRLEEQAIELPSWAFGNSGTRFKVFGTPGTPRTPEEKIADAAQVHKYTALSPSVALHIPWDKVEDYSALRSFANGHGVELGTVNSNTFQDDDYKFGSLTHMDPTIRRKAIDHHLECIDIMDQTGSRDLKIWLADGSNYPGQADLRGRQDRLAESLRTIYERLGDEQRMVLEYKFFEPAFYHMDVPDWGTSYAQVAALGERALVCLDTGHHAPGTNIEFIVMQLLRLGKLGSFDFNSRFYADDDLIVGAADPFQLFRILFEVIRGGGYGTDSGVAFMLDQCHNVEDKIPGQMRSVLNVQEMTARALLVDTGALTVAQDAGDVLGANGILMDAFYTDVRTDLAAWRESRGLPADPMAAYAASGYQQKIAEDRVGGVQAGWGA from the coding sequence ATGGCGCAATTCAGTGACATCACCTCCCGCCTCGAAGAACAAGCTATCGAGCTGCCCTCCTGGGCCTTTGGCAATTCCGGCACGCGCTTCAAAGTTTTTGGCACCCCCGGCACTCCCCGCACCCCCGAAGAAAAAATTGCGGATGCCGCCCAGGTGCACAAATACACGGCACTGTCGCCGTCGGTGGCCCTCCACATCCCGTGGGACAAGGTCGAGGACTACAGCGCACTGCGTAGCTTTGCCAATGGGCACGGTGTCGAGCTCGGCACGGTCAACTCAAACACGTTCCAAGACGACGACTACAAGTTCGGTTCCCTCACCCACATGGACCCCACAATTCGCCGGAAGGCGATCGACCACCACCTTGAGTGCATTGACATCATGGACCAGACCGGGTCACGTGACCTCAAGATTTGGCTTGCTGACGGCTCAAACTACCCCGGCCAGGCCGACCTGCGCGGTCGCCAGGATCGTCTCGCCGAATCACTCCGGACGATTTATGAGCGTCTTGGTGACGAGCAGCGCATGGTGCTCGAATACAAATTCTTCGAGCCCGCTTTTTACCACATGGACGTGCCCGACTGGGGAACCAGTTACGCCCAGGTAGCGGCCCTCGGCGAGCGCGCCCTCGTGTGTCTCGATACCGGCCACCACGCTCCCGGCACCAACATTGAGTTCATCGTGATGCAGTTGCTGCGTCTCGGCAAGCTCGGCTCCTTCGATTTCAACTCGCGCTTCTACGCCGACGATGACCTAATCGTTGGTGCAGCGGATCCGTTCCAACTGTTCCGCATCCTCTTCGAGGTTATTCGCGGGGGCGGTTACGGCACAGACAGCGGAGTCGCTTTCATGCTTGACCAGTGCCACAACGTTGAAGACAAGATTCCCGGCCAAATGCGTTCCGTGCTCAACGTGCAGGAGATGACCGCGCGTGCACTGCTCGTCGATACCGGGGCGCTGACGGTTGCACAGGATGCCGGCGACGTTCTTGGTGCCAATGGGATTCTGATGGATGCCTTCTACACCGACGTACGCACAGACCTTGCCGCGTGGCGCGAATCGCGTGGGCTTCCCGCTGACCCGATGGCCGCGTATGCCGCTTCGGGCTACCAGCAGAAGATCGCAGAAGACCGGGTCGGTGGCGTGCAGGCCGGCTGGGGAGCGTAA
- a CDS encoding LacI family DNA-binding transcriptional regulator, whose product MANIRDVARHAGVSAGTVSNVLNRPSYVNASTREKVLSSIEKLEFVPVANARQYRTGRERTLGFALADMGNPFFVDVALGAEAAAKDFGVGVVIVHNGEDPSREQQNLDLLVQQRVHGIMITPVDERNPRLEELIQRGVPVVYVDRISGDRPCCWLATDDTAGGRLAGEHLLELGHRRIAFVGGASISRQVDHRFEGLLNAASAAGFSESSIERIDAPSWKFDEGRNAGRIIAERPRAERPTAVFCANDMLALGVLQELVLDGISVPGEISIIGFDDLEWAGASTVPLTTVRQPRNELGRTAVRMILDEIEQGTAHVHEHVIFEPELIIRASTGPAAT is encoded by the coding sequence ATGGCGAATATTCGGGACGTAGCACGGCATGCTGGTGTGTCGGCGGGCACCGTCAGCAACGTACTTAATCGCCCCAGCTACGTCAACGCCTCGACCCGCGAGAAGGTGCTGAGCTCAATCGAAAAGCTTGAGTTCGTTCCCGTCGCAAATGCTCGACAGTATCGTACAGGGCGCGAACGAACACTCGGCTTCGCTCTCGCCGACATGGGCAACCCCTTCTTCGTTGACGTTGCACTCGGCGCAGAAGCTGCCGCGAAAGATTTTGGTGTCGGGGTCGTGATCGTGCATAACGGTGAGGACCCGTCACGCGAGCAGCAGAACCTTGACCTGCTGGTGCAACAGCGTGTTCACGGCATCATGATTACGCCCGTCGACGAGCGAAACCCACGACTTGAAGAACTAATCCAACGCGGTGTACCAGTGGTCTATGTCGACCGCATCTCTGGCGACCGACCATGCTGCTGGCTTGCCACCGACGACACGGCTGGAGGTCGACTCGCAGGTGAACACCTGCTTGAACTCGGGCACCGCCGAATCGCCTTTGTTGGGGGCGCATCAATTTCGCGTCAGGTCGACCACCGGTTCGAAGGCCTCCTCAATGCCGCGTCCGCAGCAGGATTTTCGGAGTCGAGCATCGAGCGAATCGATGCCCCCTCGTGGAAGTTTGACGAAGGCCGCAATGCGGGGCGAATCATCGCCGAGCGCCCGCGCGCAGAGCGTCCTACAGCAGTTTTCTGCGCCAACGACATGCTCGCACTTGGCGTGTTGCAAGAACTTGTTCTCGATGGGATCTCTGTACCCGGGGAGATATCGATCATCGGGTTTGATGACCTCGAATGGGCCGGGGCCTCTACGGTTCCCCTTACGACGGTGCGCCAACCTCGAAACGAACTTGGCCGCACTGCCGTACGAATGATTCTTGACGAAATTGAGCAGGGTACGGCGCACGTTCATGAGCACGTTATTTTCGAGCCCGAGCTGATTATCCGTGCATCAACCGGCCCGGCCGCGACCTAA
- a CDS encoding Gfo/Idh/MocA family protein produces MVDTTAKTIGIGLIGDGLMAKEHSMAWRNVRAVFGDLPLEPRLVTLVHPTLDRARAAAQQYGFERASESWQDVVNDPEIDVINIVTPNAFHEEVAIAAARAGKHVWCEKPLALTAAGARAMTEAAEAAGISTQVGFTYLQNPGIVLARQLIDAGELGELISFTGFFSADTMIDPEVPYTWRTDRARAGGGALGDLGSHMISIAHHLVGGIGRVSGLTKTVVTERTDAHGIRHSVDNDDYSLTLLEFSNGTIGSMQASRVSVGRAFEVSFTLTGTRGAIRFSQQDSHKLEVSLASDALDTHGFRTIELGPQHGLYGALWPMSGINIGLHELKIFEVKKFIDAIAAGTTSSPDFREAWEVQKVVESIEESDRLRSWCEVS; encoded by the coding sequence ATGGTCGATACAACGGCAAAAACAATTGGCATTGGCCTTATTGGCGATGGCCTGATGGCTAAAGAGCATTCGATGGCGTGGCGAAACGTGCGCGCAGTATTCGGAGATCTGCCGCTTGAACCCCGGCTCGTAACTCTCGTGCATCCCACTCTTGATCGCGCGCGTGCGGCGGCTCAGCAGTACGGCTTCGAGCGGGCATCTGAGTCATGGCAGGACGTCGTGAATGACCCCGAGATTGATGTAATCAACATAGTGACACCCAACGCATTCCATGAAGAAGTAGCTATCGCTGCCGCACGAGCGGGAAAGCATGTGTGGTGTGAGAAGCCGCTCGCGCTCACGGCGGCGGGTGCGCGCGCCATGACGGAAGCTGCTGAAGCTGCGGGAATCTCCACACAGGTGGGATTCACCTATTTGCAAAACCCAGGAATCGTTTTGGCCCGTCAACTTATTGACGCCGGTGAGCTGGGCGAACTTATCTCTTTCACAGGATTCTTTAGCGCAGACACCATGATCGACCCCGAGGTCCCCTATACCTGGCGCACGGATCGTGCGCGCGCAGGCGGGGGAGCGCTCGGCGACCTCGGTTCCCACATGATTTCTATCGCGCACCACCTCGTTGGCGGTATCGGACGAGTGAGCGGTCTCACAAAGACTGTCGTAACTGAGCGAACGGATGCACACGGCATCCGCCATTCGGTTGATAACGATGACTACTCGCTGACGCTGCTCGAGTTTTCCAATGGAACAATTGGATCGATGCAGGCCAGCCGGGTCTCAGTCGGGCGTGCATTCGAAGTGTCCTTTACATTGACAGGCACTCGCGGCGCTATCCGGTTTAGCCAACAAGACAGCCACAAGCTTGAGGTGTCGTTGGCGTCGGATGCCCTCGATACCCACGGATTTCGAACCATAGAGCTGGGACCGCAGCATGGTCTTTACGGGGCACTTTGGCCAATGTCGGGCATCAATATTGGGTTGCACGAGCTCAAAATCTTCGAAGTAAAGAAATTTATTGATGCGATCGCCGCGGGAACAACCTCATCTCCCGACTTTCGTGAGGCGTGGGAGGTGCAGAAAGTAGTTGAGTCGATCGAAGAGTCTGACCGGCTGCGTTCGTGGTGTGAGGTCTCTTAG
- a CDS encoding sugar ABC transporter substrate-binding protein: protein MIARRKMFVASAAAAVLFAVAGCASTDSGTASGDSDGVEGKSICYVTLANSHPYVTPANEGAQAAADAAGVELTIVSEEFSAQVGAEQLNSCVSRGVDGILLWPADENSYLPGLLKAEQAGIPVVAIDTRAGEESMKLIASFAGADKYDQGKISAQQLDKALESTGGIVVIAGQAGNGTEIARSGGFLDELENLNSGLEILATVNADFDQQKALVASRDLITKFGADIKGVYAQDDTMAKGFLQALEESGLGFVPVVVGINGEAGAFDNIREGKQFSTILQPPFRNGELAIETLIAVMKGETVPEMVPLENTVVDSSNVDTLEPAM from the coding sequence ATGATTGCACGTCGAAAAATGTTCGTTGCGTCGGCTGCTGCCGCTGTCTTGTTCGCAGTTGCGGGCTGCGCTAGCACCGACTCAGGTACCGCATCCGGTGACTCGGATGGTGTTGAGGGCAAGAGCATCTGCTACGTAACTCTCGCCAACTCGCACCCCTACGTCACCCCTGCCAACGAGGGCGCTCAGGCTGCTGCTGATGCAGCCGGGGTTGAACTCACGATCGTCAGTGAGGAGTTCTCCGCCCAGGTTGGCGCTGAGCAACTCAACTCCTGTGTCTCGCGGGGGGTAGACGGAATTCTACTGTGGCCCGCTGACGAGAACAGTTACCTTCCCGGTCTGCTGAAGGCCGAGCAGGCAGGCATTCCCGTCGTCGCCATTGACACTCGTGCAGGTGAAGAGTCGATGAAACTGATCGCCTCGTTTGCCGGAGCTGACAAGTATGACCAGGGCAAGATCAGCGCTCAGCAGCTCGATAAAGCGCTGGAAAGCACGGGCGGCATCGTTGTGATCGCAGGCCAGGCTGGCAACGGAACTGAGATCGCGCGAAGCGGCGGATTCCTTGATGAGCTCGAGAATCTCAACTCGGGCCTCGAGATCTTGGCCACAGTGAACGCGGACTTTGACCAGCAGAAGGCCCTCGTGGCATCGCGCGACTTGATCACGAAGTTCGGTGCTGACATCAAGGGTGTCTACGCTCAGGATGACACCATGGCGAAGGGCTTCCTCCAGGCGCTCGAAGAGAGCGGGCTCGGTTTTGTGCCCGTTGTTGTGGGCATCAATGGTGAGGCTGGCGCTTTCGACAACATCCGCGAAGGGAAGCAGTTCAGCACCATCCTGCAGCCTCCTTTCCGCAATGGCGAGCTCGCCATTGAGACGCTCATCGCTGTGATGAAGGGTGAGACGGTGCCCGAAATGGTTCCTCTGGAGAACACGGTTGTTGACAGCTCCAACGTCGATACCCTCGAACCTGCAATGTAG
- a CDS encoding ABC transporter permease codes for MKHFDIALIGTRAVQYRLLVMLLAVAIFGGVSVDDFLTMDTLQSVIDRATVVGFLALGLTPVLIAGQIDLSIGSMMSMAGITTIFLQPFIGNLPAAGVGVLVGVLIGAINALMVVVFKINSLVATLATLLIFASLALLLTNSYPLSSEDPIFGLPLTADFLVILTPRSAIFLIAAVLMFVWLKLTPTGRNLYAVGSDASAATSSGINSNGYIAASFVLSGFFAGVAGMMQSLSTAAGSPVAGAVMLIPAITAVVIGGTRLEGGRGSSLATLGGVLALGALTTALEYNGVPSYTQAIYTGLLLILLISLDRIVSGNSGTTSRARRSVRVAPRNSPHPRRNA; via the coding sequence ATGAAGCACTTCGACATCGCACTGATCGGCACTCGCGCGGTTCAGTACCGACTTCTGGTTATGCTGCTCGCGGTCGCCATTTTCGGCGGCGTGAGCGTTGATGACTTTCTCACGATGGATACGCTCCAGTCGGTGATCGATCGCGCAACGGTTGTCGGCTTCTTGGCTCTCGGCCTAACCCCGGTCTTGATCGCTGGACAAATCGATCTGTCTATTGGATCGATGATGTCCATGGCGGGTATTACAACGATCTTCCTGCAGCCATTCATCGGCAACCTCCCCGCTGCCGGTGTCGGTGTTCTTGTGGGCGTGCTGATCGGCGCGATTAACGCTCTGATGGTTGTTGTCTTCAAGATCAACTCGCTCGTGGCCACGTTGGCAACGCTGTTAATCTTTGCGTCACTTGCGCTATTGCTAACAAATTCCTACCCTCTGAGCTCGGAAGACCCGATCTTCGGGCTTCCGCTGACCGCTGACTTTTTAGTCATCCTCACGCCACGCTCGGCGATCTTTCTGATCGCTGCTGTACTCATGTTCGTGTGGCTCAAACTCACCCCCACAGGGCGAAACCTATACGCGGTCGGTAGTGACGCGAGTGCTGCTACCTCCAGCGGAATCAATTCCAACGGCTACATTGCGGCATCGTTTGTCCTTTCAGGCTTTTTCGCTGGCGTAGCCGGGATGATGCAGTCCCTGAGCACGGCGGCAGGATCACCAGTTGCTGGCGCGGTCATGCTCATTCCGGCAATTACCGCGGTGGTTATTGGAGGTACCCGCCTTGAGGGTGGTCGAGGTTCCTCCCTCGCAACACTGGGCGGTGTCCTCGCATTGGGCGCTCTGACTACCGCGCTTGAGTACAACGGAGTTCCGTCGTATACGCAAGCGATCTACACCGGTCTTCTCCTGATTCTGTTGATCAGTCTCGACCGCATCGTTTCCGGAAATTCCGGCACAACTTCCCGCGCGCGAAGAAGCGTGAGGGTTGCACCAAGAAACTCACCACACCCTAGGAGGAACGCATGA
- a CDS encoding ABC transporter permease — protein MNQLVAPARDLDKSTTPGALFSTLSIPIAIVALVVIGSIASPSFLTVNNLTNVLNANSAVGLVALGMTFVMVSGGLADLSVPANVAMGALVTLGAQDAVGIGAAAALGLLVATLGGAVNGVLIGYLRINPIIATLGTGSVLLGLSQLLVGGGIVYSQPNELANFVKSSILGIPVLIWVFVFVALILHPLLARTAFGRWNLAVGGNYRAAQASAVPVRFTKAAAFAMTGFLAGLCGVLLALSNGQARPIIGTGYEFVAITAVVIGGTSVFGGNGSVLRTVGGVLITALIGNLIILLGFPSQATGLITGAIVLAAVGVDAYFRRKAGRQ, from the coding sequence GTGAATCAGCTTGTCGCACCAGCACGCGATCTAGATAAAAGCACAACCCCGGGAGCGCTTTTCAGCACTCTTAGTATCCCCATCGCGATTGTGGCACTTGTCGTAATCGGATCGATTGCATCGCCGTCATTCTTGACGGTCAATAACCTGACGAACGTGCTCAATGCCAACTCGGCAGTCGGGCTTGTGGCTTTGGGCATGACCTTTGTGATGGTCTCGGGAGGTCTTGCCGATCTTTCTGTGCCGGCGAACGTAGCCATGGGCGCACTCGTTACTTTGGGTGCTCAGGATGCAGTGGGCATTGGCGCAGCTGCAGCGCTTGGCTTATTGGTGGCTACTCTCGGGGGCGCAGTCAACGGCGTGTTGATTGGCTACCTTCGGATCAATCCGATCATCGCCACGCTTGGCACGGGCTCTGTTCTGCTCGGCCTTAGCCAACTCCTGGTGGGTGGCGGCATTGTTTACTCACAGCCCAACGAACTCGCTAATTTTGTGAAGAGCAGTATCTTGGGAATCCCCGTTCTCATCTGGGTGTTCGTATTTGTCGCTCTAATTCTGCATCCACTGCTGGCCAGAACTGCTTTTGGTCGGTGGAACCTCGCGGTTGGCGGCAACTACCGGGCAGCACAGGCGAGTGCTGTTCCGGTGCGCTTCACTAAAGCCGCGGCATTTGCAATGACCGGTTTTCTCGCGGGGCTGTGTGGGGTGTTATTGGCGCTCAGCAACGGTCAAGCACGGCCAATCATCGGTACCGGGTATGAGTTTGTCGCGATCACGGCGGTGGTCATCGGTGGCACCAGTGTGTTTGGTGGCAACGGAAGTGTGCTGCGCACTGTTGGTGGGGTGCTCATCACGGCTCTTATCGGCAACTTGATCATCTTGCTTGGGTTTCCGAGCCAAGCAACCGGGCTCATCACTGGCGCGATCGTTCTGGCGGCTGTCGGCGTCGATGCGTACTTCCGACGGAAGGCAGGCAGGCAATGA
- a CDS encoding sugar ABC transporter ATP-binding protein: MTVGTTHEVALRMTGITKSFPGVMALQDVDLEINEGEVHAIVGENGAGKSTLMKILAGFYQPDSGEIEVGGRNASHWNPREARTRGIGMIYQELNLVPDLTVAENISLGAMPKRGPFVDYRAMNAKASAVLRELDTDIDPGTRLGDLSISQQQLVEIAKVVAREPNVVVFDEPTSSLGDKETRVLFKVITTMRDRGIAIIYISHRLREVMEIGDRVTVLRDGRHVETRDVLGITPDEMVRLMVGRDLSEMFPKLDLELGQQVLSIEGASREGQFDNVTLDVRAHEIVGLAGLVGSGRTEIARALFGLDRLEQGTITLSGETVKIRSPRQGVAAGIALVPEDRKGQGIIPGLSVRENFTLPVITRITNALLIFLGRERKIVTEMADRLKVNPPQVERPLNVFSGGNQQKVVLGKWLLSKPSLLILDEPTRGVDVGAKADIHHIIGEFAQAGGGVLMISSELPELLAVCDRIFVLHEGIVAAEISRADATEESVMRAATGQEVAA, from the coding sequence ATGACAGTCGGCACGACTCACGAAGTCGCTCTAAGGATGACCGGAATTACCAAGTCATTTCCCGGTGTTATGGCACTCCAAGACGTTGATCTAGAGATCAACGAGGGAGAAGTGCATGCAATCGTTGGCGAGAATGGCGCGGGCAAATCCACGCTGATGAAGATTCTTGCCGGTTTTTACCAGCCCGACAGCGGTGAAATTGAGGTGGGAGGGCGCAACGCCAGCCACTGGAACCCCCGCGAAGCTCGCACCCGTGGCATCGGGATGATCTACCAAGAATTGAATCTCGTCCCAGATCTCACGGTTGCCGAGAACATCAGTCTTGGGGCCATGCCCAAGCGGGGACCTTTCGTTGATTATCGGGCGATGAACGCGAAGGCCTCAGCGGTGCTTCGCGAGCTCGATACCGACATCGATCCAGGAACCCGGCTCGGCGACCTGTCAATCAGTCAGCAACAGTTGGTTGAGATCGCGAAAGTGGTTGCCCGTGAACCCAACGTTGTGGTGTTCGACGAGCCCACATCCTCGCTCGGTGACAAAGAAACGCGCGTGCTCTTCAAAGTGATCACGACAATGCGTGATCGTGGAATAGCAATCATTTACATCAGTCACCGTCTTCGAGAGGTGATGGAAATTGGTGACCGCGTTACCGTGCTCCGTGATGGCCGCCATGTCGAGACCCGCGATGTGCTTGGCATCACCCCGGACGAAATGGTTCGCCTGATGGTGGGGCGCGACCTCAGCGAGATGTTCCCCAAGTTGGATCTTGAGCTCGGGCAACAGGTCCTTTCTATCGAGGGTGCATCGCGAGAAGGTCAGTTCGACAATGTGACGCTGGATGTTCGTGCGCACGAAATTGTAGGGCTCGCGGGTCTCGTCGGTTCTGGACGCACAGAGATCGCACGTGCGCTGTTTGGTCTTGATCGCCTTGAGCAAGGAACGATCACGCTCAGCGGCGAGACGGTGAAGATTCGTTCACCTCGTCAGGGCGTCGCCGCTGGAATCGCCCTTGTTCCCGAAGATCGTAAAGGTCAGGGGATCATTCCCGGGCTCTCGGTTCGAGAAAATTTCACGCTGCCGGTGATTACGCGAATCACTAACGCTCTTCTGATCTTCTTGGGCAGAGAGCGAAAGATTGTGACCGAGATGGCCGATCGGCTGAAGGTAAACCCGCCTCAGGTCGAACGCCCCCTCAATGTTTTCAGCGGCGGAAACCAGCAGAAAGTTGTCTTAGGCAAGTGGCTGCTGTCGAAGCCGTCGTTGCTCATCCTGGACGAACCCACGCGCGGCGTCGACGTGGGAGCGAAAGCTGACATCCACCACATCATCGGCGAATTCGCCCAGGCCGGCGGTGGTGTTCTCATGATTAGTTCCGAGCTCCCCGAACTGCTTGCCGTGTGCGATCGGATTTTTGTGCTGCATGAAGGCATTGTCGCCGCGGAGATTTCCCGTGCGGACGCCACGGAAGAGTCGGTCATGCGTGCGGCAACAGGTCAGGAGGTGGCCGCGTGA